A single window of Planctomycetota bacterium DNA harbors:
- a CDS encoding SMP-30/gluconolactonase/LRE family protein produces MILPLMMLAAMAQSSQPAPSFADLVPADAKIEKVATGFGFLEGPAWLDGRLVFSDIPKDTIHALEADGPQVFRTPSHNANGNTVHDGVLYTCEHSSRVVSTTTDGERTVLVHEWDGKKFNSPNDIVVHSSGIVYFTDPYWGLPADKRDELMEYGGCYVFRVDGTEVVPVAKDFGRPNGLAFSPDESILYIGDDEKKHVRKFTVENDGSLSGGEVFCEIDPGVPDGMRVDTAGNLWCTAGDGVQVFAPDGTHLGTVECPESPANCELADGYLWMTARSSLYRIKVNAQPAM; encoded by the coding sequence ATGATCCTGCCGCTCATGATGCTGGCCGCCATGGCCCAATCGTCCCAGCCCGCGCCGTCGTTTGCCGATCTTGTCCCCGCCGATGCGAAGATCGAGAAAGTCGCCACCGGCTTCGGCTTCCTCGAAGGGCCCGCCTGGCTCGACGGCCGGTTGGTCTTCTCGGACATCCCCAAGGACACGATTCACGCGCTCGAAGCCGACGGCCCGCAGGTCTTTCGCACGCCGAGCCACAACGCCAACGGCAACACCGTCCACGACGGCGTGCTCTACACCTGCGAACATTCGAGCCGGGTGGTTTCGACCACGACCGACGGCGAGCGGACCGTGCTCGTCCACGAGTGGGACGGCAAGAAGTTCAACAGCCCCAACGACATCGTCGTCCATTCCAGCGGCATCGTGTACTTCACCGACCCGTACTGGGGCCTGCCCGCCGACAAGCGCGACGAACTGATGGAGTACGGCGGCTGCTACGTCTTCCGCGTCGATGGCACCGAAGTCGTGCCCGTCGCGAAGGACTTCGGCCGGCCAAACGGGCTCGCCTTCAGCCCCGATGAGTCGATCCTCTACATCGGCGACGACGAGAAGAAGCACGTCCGCAAGTTCACCGTCGAAAACGACGGCAGCCTCAGCGGCGGCGAGGTGTTCTGCGAGATCGACCCCGGCGTGCCCGACGGCATGCGCGTCGACACCGCCGGCAACCTCTGGTGTACCGCCGGCGACGGCGTGCAGGTCTTCGCCCCCGACGGCACGCACCTCGGAACCGTCGAGTGCCCCGAATCCCCCGCCAACTGCGAACTCGCCGACGGCTACCTCTGGATGACCGCCCGATCATCGCTGTACCGCATCAAGGTCAACGCGCAGCCGGCAATGTAA
- a CDS encoding metallophosphoesterase, translating to MTRLVALADLHLNHRKSRESAEAQARQVVRRGSDVLFMLGDAAVWDGDTLDECLGLFDDFRGAKLFVPGNHDLWTSEPSNDALNLLTDALPRRVAATGWHWLQGSPFRVGDLAIVGNLGWYDLGFSVDSLNIPKPFYEAGVSPGYVLTRGSPKQMIDDARRCEFPGNKLFARWNDTRYVRGARADIFDQCMADLDADLLAVADAKTVVAATHTVPLAGLLPPRRMLQLDFVRAYLGSPKLGGRMLAAPNVRHILCGHSHFPAECDIGPVNAINIGSGYRKKLSVELSLPS from the coding sequence TTGACCCGTTTAGTTGCCCTCGCCGACCTGCACCTGAACCACCGCAAGAGCCGCGAAAGCGCCGAGGCCCAGGCCCGTCAGGTCGTGCGGCGTGGCAGCGACGTGCTGTTCATGCTCGGCGATGCGGCGGTGTGGGACGGCGACACGTTAGATGAATGCCTCGGACTCTTCGACGACTTCCGCGGGGCGAAGCTGTTCGTCCCGGGCAACCATGATCTGTGGACGAGCGAGCCGAGTAATGACGCGTTGAACCTGCTCACCGACGCTCTGCCTAGGCGTGTCGCCGCGACCGGTTGGCATTGGCTCCAAGGTTCGCCTTTCCGCGTCGGAGACTTGGCCATCGTGGGCAACCTTGGCTGGTACGACCTCGGGTTTTCCGTCGACTCGCTCAACATCCCGAAACCTTTCTACGAAGCCGGCGTTTCGCCAGGTTATGTCCTCACACGCGGCAGTCCGAAGCAGATGATCGACGATGCACGGCGGTGTGAGTTTCCGGGCAACAAACTGTTTGCCCGTTGGAACGATACACGCTACGTCCGAGGGGCACGAGCCGACATTTTTGATCAATGCATGGCCGACCTCGACGCGGACCTGCTGGCGGTTGCGGACGCCAAGACCGTCGTCGCGGCAACGCACACGGTTCCGCTGGCAGGGTTGTTGCCGCCGCGTCGCATGTTGCAACTCGACTTTGTTCGAGCCTACCTGGGCAGCCCCAAGCTCGGCGGACGCATGCTCGCCGCACCAAACGTCCGCCACATCCTCTGCGGCCACAGCCACTTCCCCGCCGAGTGCGACATCGGGCCGGTCAACGCGATCAACATCGGCAGCGGTTATCGAAAGAAACTCTCGGTCGAACTTTCGTTACCATCTTGA